The DNA segment TTGCCGGGCGGACGAAGCCATCCTGAATGCGGTGCTCGGTCGGAGCAAGAAGGGCTTCATATTCGACACGTGGGCGAAGGGCAAGAGCAGCACGACCGAGACGGATCAGCACTACTCGCAGTGGAAAAAGGTGACGCGGCCGATCGGGCAGTTCAGCTCCGTGTCGGCGTTGTTAGATAGTTTTATCAAATTGATGGAAGCGTGCAACGATGTGCAGTGCAGCTCGGACAAGTGGCTGTCGCGACTGGAAATGTCCGGCTGGCTCGGGTACGTGCTGAACGCGCTGAATGCGGCCTGCGTGGTGGCGCAGTGTCTCGACCAGGAGGGCAGCCCCGTGCTGGTGCATGGTGGGAAAGGTCTGGATACTACGCTCGTAATAACCTCGCTGGTACAAATCATCCTTAATCCCGACAGCCGCACGATAAGGGGGTATGTTTGAAGCCAACTAGATGCTACAATTGTTCTGTTGTTATCGTACTGATTTTCCTAATTTTTCTCCAATTTCCTTTCGTTCATGATCCAGACTGCAAGCGCTCATCGATCGGGAATGGCTGCAGGGTGGCTACCCGTTTTCGACGCGCCACAAACACTCCTGCTACACGCCCACCAACCTGCGGCGCAAAAGCTCGAGCGCCACGTTTCTGCTCTTTCTCGACTGCGTTTACCAGCTGTACGCTCAGTTTCCCTGCAGCTTCGAGTACGACCATCGGCTGCTGGTGACCTTGTTCGAGCACAGCTACTTCAGCCAGTACGGTACGTTTTTGGGCGACTGCGAGCGGGACCGGGTGCAGCTGAAGGTAACTACGCGCACCACCAGCCTGTGGTCCCACCTTAACCGGCCGGAGGTGGTGAAATCCCTGCTCAACCCGCTGTACGAGCCGAATCCCGCCGTCATATGGCCGTCGGTCGCACCGCTCAGCATTGTGCTGTGGTCCGAGCTGTACACGCGCTGGTCGATCGATCAGTCGCAGCTGAAGATCAACTTCGGCCACATTCACGCGCTGGTCAGCCGGGAAAAGGATCTGCGCAGCAGGGTGGTAAAGTTACGCCGCCAGCTAGCCGATCTGCAGCGCGAGTATCAGATCGTGCGCGGTGAGAAAAATGGCAACAGTGACGAGCTGCTGCACGCCCGGCACGCGGAAATGGACGACCCGGGAGACGACGGCGATGAGGAAAGCGTTTCGTCCGACGCGTTGGGCTCTAGTAAGTAGAGTGCGGTAGGATAGAACAGAAGGCCTTACTCGGCAGTGCACGAGATATATGATACGTTAGAACGTTTAGGTTGCTGCCGAGAGGCAGTTCGTACCTTTTCTTTATTAACGGGGCCACTATGCTAGTctgcctttctttttttttcgtagtGGCGAATCTGTTCAACATCCTGTATTGTGCACATGTCTGCCCGAGGGCGAtctcttttgttttggaaGTATGTTATTACTGCCACATCGTAGTGTATGTGATATTTAAGCGCAttttaaacaattgttttataaCGTTTGCCGTTACACATGCCTCTCATGTAAAGCGGATCCATTGCAGTTGTGACACCGCTATTCGGCAATCTAATCGAAACTTATGACACTTGAAACGTATTGCAATTCATTTCTGGGAGACATCCTTTCCCCTCAGTCAAGCGGAGTCCTCAGTTTGGAGTAGTTTTGTCAGTTTTTTGATAATGCAAATGCAATTATTCGTTTGTAGGGTATCTTTACGACAATTTCGCGCCTTACCTGGACCCCGGTGAAAATCAAACAGTTAGTGAGGGTTAGTCCAAGCTTTATCAAATATTTTACTCAAAGCGTTGCATAAGGCTATAACCTCTGTACCTGGTGCTAAAAGTCCCTCTATTGCTAAACATTGATTTTAGTCAAGCTTAGTTAAGCTTATTAAACAATTTGGAATGCATTGCTCGCGACAGGCTTTAAAGCTTTTCGTTCGCTTAAGTGTACAGATAACCTTGGCGGTACATATCGTGTAATATGGCCTGTCCTGCAAGGCTACTGCTGCTACGTGTGTATTCTATTTGTTCAAAGAACAACGGGC comes from the Anopheles coluzzii chromosome 2, AcolN3, whole genome shotgun sequence genome and includes:
- the LOC120948483 gene encoding myotubularin-related protein 9, with the translated sequence MEFAELILTPKLDGVLLYDQLSDRPIDGTLCVTGHHLILSTRKEGAQELWLLHQNIDLVERKPNIVNNVLEGGTIILKCKDLRIIALKIASPQEYFNISNSIEQLSNLEETRMLYPFFYIPMYNILEDGHSLYRPEQEFGKLLANGDGEWRLTTVNSTYQVCPTYGARLVVARSITDEQIVQSAAFRDGGRFPVLSYRHANGAAMLRSAQPLAAPGVTKRCRADEAILNAVLGRSKKGFIFDTWAKGKSSTTETDQHYSQWKKVTRPIGQFSSVSALLDSFIKLMEACNDVQCSSDKWLSRLEMSGWLGYVLNALNAACVVAQCLDQEGSPVLVHGGKGLDTTLVITSLVQIILNPDSRTIRGLQALIDREWLQGGYPFSTRHKHSCYTPTNLRRKSSSATFLLFLDCVYQLYAQFPCSFEYDHRLLVTLFEHSYFSQYGTFLGDCERDRVQLKVTTRTTSLWSHLNRPEVVKSLLNPLYEPNPAVIWPSVAPLSIVLWSELYTRWSIDQSQLKINFGHIHALVSREKDLRSRVVKLRRQLADLQREYQIVRGEKNGNSDELLHARHAEMDDPGDDGDEESVSSDALGSSK